The following are from one region of the Aspergillus chevalieri M1 DNA, chromosome 1, nearly complete sequence genome:
- a CDS encoding DNA primase subunit PRI2 (BUSCO:EOG092626HU;~COG:L;~EggNog:ENOG410PIE0;~InterPro:IPR007238,IPR016558;~PFAM:PF04104;~go_process: GO:0006269 - DNA replication, synthesis of RNA primer [Evidence IEA]) produces MIRQDFHRIDPKRRTTLDHKKKQFATPIFKQQDYPFRLNFYGVPPTAEITLEEFEQWAIDRLKILAEIEACSYRNKTPAETEEHIKPLLQKFLPLSSNTSSSIGPADSRLKKERQKDHYSHFILRLAFSGTEDLRRRFARAETMLFRFRFQHDDSRERRAFIESLSLDWEPVSDDERRALSEKLVQATPGLRRADEETWYKVDWERVPELVEKRAVFLSKGKAYVPGREQLSMVIAEFTARLERALELTSRALPRLDEDDRLTPILNHLSKNFGSAESVYSEGEGFVDGAPITASSIDHLSQHFPLCMRSLHMSLRKNNHLKHFGRLQYTLFLKGIGLSLEECIIFWRQSFKGFTDDEFNSRYKYNVRHAYGDVGGDVNRRGRGYPPYSCQKILSDTNPGAGQTHGCPYRHFSVDNLINLLQATGVNDKEVLRGVREDVGKTRYHIACNRVFEWTHKSEIKKVKDDGTWSQTDLDTIVHPNTYFKRSYLLKQLGRNAPPQSA; encoded by the exons ATGATTCGGCAGGATTTCCATAGGATCGATCCTAAACGGAGGACGACTCTGGATCacaagaagaagcagttCGCAACGCCGATATTCAAGCAGCAGGATTACCCGTTTCGATTGAATTTCTATGGCGTCCCGCCAACGGCAGAGATCACGCTGGAAGAGTTCGAGCAATGGGCTATCGACAGATTAAAGA TCCTGGCCGAAATTGAAGCCTGCTCCTACCGGAATAAGACGCCCGCCGAGACCGAAGAACATATCAAGCCTCTCCTCCAAAAGTTCCTGCCTCTTTCCTCGAACACGTCCTCGTCGATCGGCCCCGCAGACTCGCGATTGAAGAAGGAACGCCAGAAAGACCACTACTCGCATTTCATCCTCCGTTTGGCCTTCTCGGGTACAGAGGACCTCCGTCGCCGGTTCGCACGAGCTGAAACCATGCTTTTCCGATTCCGCTTCCAACACGACGATTCCAGAGAGAGACGTGCCTTTATCGAGAGCCTAAGTCTTGATTGGGAGCCTGTCAGTGACGACGAACGACGTGCCCTGTCTGAAAAGTTGGTGCAGGCAACACCGGGGTTGCGCCGGGCTGACGAGGAAACTTGGTATAAGGTTGATTGGGAAAGAGTTCCTGAATTGGTTGAAAAGCGGGCCGTCTTCCTTTCTAAGGGAAAGGCATACGTTCCTGGAAGGGAGCAGTTGAGTATGGTCATTGCGGAGTTCACAGCTAGATTGGAACGTGCGCTTGAA CTTACAAGTAGAGCCCTACCGCGCTTGGACGAAGACGACCGTTTGACCCCGATCCTAAACCACCTCTCGAAGAACTTTGGAAGTGCCGAGTCAGTGTATTCGGAGGGTGAGGGATTTGTCGATGGAGCTCCAATTACTGCTAGCAGCATTGACCATCTCTCTCAACACTTCCCTCTTTGCATGCGCAGCCTACACATGTCATTGCGCAAGAACAACCATTTGAAGCATTTTGGTCGACTTCAGTATACGCTGTTCCTGAAGGGTATTGGACTGTCGCTTGAGGAATGTATCATTTTCTGGCGCCAGTCCTTCAAGGGCTTCACAGACGACGAGTTCAACTCCCGATACAAGTACAACGTCCGGCACGCTTATGGTGATGTTGGCGGTGATGTCAACCGCAGAGGCCGTGGATACCCCCCTTACTCGTGCCAGAAGATCCTCAGCGACACCAATCCTGGCGCTGGTCAGACACACGGTTGCCCGTACCGTCACTTCTCCGTCGACAATCTCATCAACCTCCTTCAAGCCACCGGTGTTAACGACAAGGAAGTGTTACGAGGAGTGCGGGAAGACGTTGGCAAGACACGCTACCATATCGCTTGCAACAGAGTCTTCGAGTGGACACACAAATCGGAAATCAAGAAGGTCAAGGATGACGGGACATGGAGCCAGACGGATCTCGACACAATCGTCCATCCCAACACCTATTTTAAGCGCAGTTACCTCTTGAAGCAGTTGGGAAGAAACGCTCCGCCTCAGAGTGCTTAG
- the sec23 gene encoding GTPase-activating protein SEC23 (COG:U;~EggNog:ENOG410PGI6;~InterPro:IPR007123,IPR036180,IPR012990,IPR036465, IPR006895,IPR006896,IPR037550,IPR036174,IPR036175, IPR037364,IPR006900,IPR029006;~PFAM:PF08033,PF04815,PF00626,PF04811;~go_component: GO:0030127 - COPII vesicle coat [Evidence IEA];~go_function: GO:0008270 - zinc ion binding [Evidence IEA];~go_process: GO:0006886 - intracellular protein transport [Evidence IEA];~go_process: GO:0006888 - endoplasmic reticulum to Golgi vesicle-mediated transport [Evidence IEA];~go_process: GO:0090114 - COPII-coated vesicle budding [Evidence IEA]) has product MDYEALKDQWSDIEERDGIRLSWNTFPSSRMEASRLVVPIGAVYTPLKEKPDTPLLQYEPVTCKSPCRAVLNPYANVDVRARIWICPFCLSRNPLPPHYKDITETAIPPELHPSSTTIEYQLARPAPAPPIFVYVVDTCQEDDSLKALKDSLIMSLSLLPANALVGLITYGTMAQIHELGYTECAKSYVFRGSKDYAAKQVQEMLGLAAPGVRPNMPAQPARPPLGAAARFLLPIQQAEFQITNILEQLQRDPFPVPNDKRPLRCTGVALSVAVSLLETSFQNTGGRVMLFTSGAATEGPGNVVGPELKEPIRSHHDIDRDNIKYYKKAVKFYDSLAKRAANNGHVVDIFAGCLDQVGLLEMKNLSNYTGGHMLLTDSFTSSQFKQSFVRVFDKDANENLLMGFNAALEVVTTKELKVTGLIGHAVSLNKKSSSVGETECGIGNTCAWKMCGIDPASSYGIYFEIANQGGPAAVQQGPQRGMMQFLTYYQNAAGNYHLRVTTVARTLSGPAGDPTLAQSFDQEAAAVLMARIAVFKAEVDDGPDVLRWVDRMLIRLCSRFADYRKDDPTSFRLEKNFTLYPQFMFHLRRSQFLQVFNNSPDETAFYRHVINHEDAGDSLIMIQPTLDSYSLEHEGSQPVLLDSASIQPAHILLLDTFFHILIFHGETIAEWRKAGYQEQEGYENLKVLLDQPKEDARELIADRFPLPRFIVCDAGGSQARFLLSKLNPSTTHTTGGYGGGMTSQTIFTDDVSLQTFMDHLMKLAVSGTS; this is encoded by the exons ATGGACTACGAGGCGTTGAAGGACCAATGGAGCGATATCGAGGAGCGCGATGGAATTAGACTCAGCTGGAATACTTTCCCCAGTTCTCGCATG GAAGCATCCCGATTAGTTGTCCCCATTGGTGCCGTTTATACGCCCTTGAAGGAGAAGCCCGACACCCCATTGCTACAATATGAACCAGTGACTTGTAAATCGCCCTGTCGGGCTGTTCTCAACCCTTATGC CAATGTCGACGTTCGAGCTCGCATTTGGATCTGTCCGTTCTGCCTTAGCCGCaaccctcttcctccccatTATAAGGATATCACGGAGACTGCGATTCCCCCGGAGCTTCACCCATCGAGCACGACGATCGAGTACCAACTGGCGCGCCCGGCTCCCGCACCCCCGATCTTCGTATACGTTGTCGATACTTGCCAAGAGGATGACAGCTTGAAGGCCCTAAAGGACTCGCTCATCATGAGTTTGTCCTTGCTGCCCGCAAATGCGCTGGTTGGATTGATCACCTATGGTACAATG GCGCAAATCCACGAACTTGGCTACACCGAATGTGCCAAATCTTACGTCTTCCGGGGAAGCAAAGACTATGCGGCAAAGCAGGTCCAGGAGATGCTCGGTTTGGCTGCCCCTGGAGTGCGCCCCAACATGCCCGCGCAACCGGCTCGTCCTCCTCTTGGTGCAGCGGCGCGATTCCTCCTTCCGATCCAACAGGCCGAATTCCAGATCACCAATATCCTCGAGCAGCTCCAGCGTGACCCATTCCCCGTTCCGAACGACAAGCGTCCTCTTAGATGTACCGGTGTTGCTCTCAGCGTTGCGGTGAGCTTGCTCGAGACGTCCTTCCAGAACACCGGTGGTCGTGTTATGCTTTTTACTAGCGGTGCTGCGACTGAAGGCCCGGGCAACGTTGTTGGTCCTGAATTGAAGGAACCCATTCGATCTCACCACGACATTGACCGGGATAACATCAAGTACTACAAGAAGGCTGTTAAG TTCTACGACAGCCTCGCAAAGCGTGCTGCGAACAACGGCCATGTTGTCGACATTTTCGCCGGATGTCTTGACCAAGTTGGTCTTTTGGAAATGAAGAACCTTTCCAACTACACTGGTGGTCACATGCTCCTCACGGACAGTTTCACATCATCACAATTCAAGCAATCATTTGTCCGGGTTTTCGACAAGGATGCCAACGAGAACTTATTGATGGGCTTCAACGCCGCCCTTGAAGTGGTCACCACCAAGGAACTCAAGGTTACCGGCCTCATTGGTCATGCCGTTTCGTTGAACAAGAAGTCGAGTTCCGTGGGCGAGACGGAATGCGGAATTGGTAACACATGCGCGTGGAAGATGTGCGGAATCGACCCGGCTTCCAGCTACGGTATTTATTTCGAGATTGCGAACCAAGGTGGGCCTGCTGCTGTGCAACAGGGCCCTCAGCGCGGGATGATGCAATTCCTTACCTACTATCAAAACGCTGCTGGGAACTATCACCTGAGAGTTACGACCGTTGCACGGACTTTGAGTGGCCCGGCCGGTGACCCGACACTGGCACAATCATTCGACCAAGAGGCTGCTGCCGTGCTTATGGCCCGTATTGCTGTCTTCAAGGCAGAGGTCGACGATGGCCCCGACGTGCTCAGATGGGTTGACCGTATGCTCATCAGACTGTGCTCCCGCTTCGCAGACTACCGGAAGGATGACCCGACATCATTCCGGTTGGAGAAGAACTTCACCCTATACCCTCAATTCATGTTCCATCTCCGCAGAAGCCAGTTCTTGCAAGTGTTTAACAACTCCCCCGATGAGACGGCATTCTACAGACACGTTATCAACCACGAAGATGCTGGCGATTCCCTCATTATGATTCAGCCCACGCTGGACTCGTACTCCTTGGAGCACGAGGGTAGCCAGCCGGTTCTTCTAGACTCTGCTTCTATCCAACCTGCccacatcctcctcctcgacaCCTTCTTCCATATTCTCATTTTCCACGGTGAAACCATTGCAGAATGGAGAAAGGCTGGGTACCAGGAACAAGAGGGCTATGAGAACCTGAAGGTTCTTCTCGATCAACCCAAGGAAGACGCGAGG GAACTCATTGCCGATCGTTTCCCATTGCCTCGTTTCATTGTTTGCGATGCTGGTGGTTCTCAAGCACGTTTCCTTCTGTCCAAGCTCAACCCGTCCACCACACATACCACTGGAGGTTACGGCGGGGGCATGACATCGCAGACCATCTTCACAGACGATGTCTCCTTGCAAACCTTCATGGATCATTTGATGAA ACTCGCGGTGTCTGGAACCAGCTAG